The following nucleotide sequence is from Aedes aegypti strain LVP_AGWG chromosome 3, AaegL5.0 Primary Assembly, whole genome shotgun sequence.
AGCTTCCGTGACGCGACATGATCCTTTAACTTGGAAAATTCGTAGTCCTCGCTATCCAAATATGCAGCGTCTTGTGGTGCTGTCAATTTGGACCGACATTTTTCATGTGCTAGTTTTGTTATTGCAATCCCTAGTATAAAAACCAAAGCATTAAGATCCTTCTTTTGTGCAACAAAAGGTGAGTCTAGATCTAGCGGTTCAAATTCATATGACATTGTATGCTCAATATTCTCTGTCATGTCTTCTAGATCTTGTTCGTTCAGTAACGGTTGTCGACCGTCGTTCTGGCAGTTTTTACCTTCCTCAAAGATTTCGTTGGTGGCGGTCAACATTGCATATTTAAACGCACTGCTGAATTGGAATGCGTTCGGAGCATCATTGAATCCACAtctccttcgaatttccgaaaaGAAGTTCTCTAAGCAATCCTGACAAAAAGGATTTGTGCACAAGTATGTGCAAGCGAATTCAGTTCTCACTATTCTCCATATCCAAAAAAGTGCGTTAATGTTTCCAAGATATCCTTTTAGATACGACGGAACCCTTTGTGCAGCTGTCAACTTTTTTGTCTCCTTTTTTGCCTGTAAAGTAGTATGTATTGGAATCAACATTTTATGTTAGCGATTAACACATTTATACTTCATACCTTTCGGATGTCAAAGCAGTCGCTTGTGGTGTAATACATGTTCTCAAGTATTTTCTGTGcctttttaagaaattccataTGAAGTGAGTTTTCGGTGATAGGTGTTCTGTAAGGCTGTTAGGAAATAATGTATAtattacattttgaaaattaacttaaattttgtaaaaatgagGGTAAATTGGTGCTGAAACACGGTTAGTGCAATTCTGTAtaataatttgataaattttaacCTGGCTACTATTAGTAATTCTAATAAATACTTACTTTTCCAACAGAATTCGCATAACGCTCTTTTGagttaaaaatatcaaagagCTTGTCGTGGAATGCGATGAAAGATGCAGTATGTAAAGCTTCTTTGTCTAGCCGATCGGTTTGTACATAATGTTTGATCGCAATCGATGCTGATTCGCTTAGTGTTCGAGTCGCTAAAGGTACATTCATTTTTGTGAATGGAGGCAATGCGATACATTTCAGGGACAATTTTGGGACCAGCCTCATAATTGACGTCACATCTTCATCATGTAGCTGCTTTATATGTTCAAACGATGCAATTGCACCTTCGAATACAGCATTATGACGGTATAAAGCATTTCGCGTATTTTTTAGCAGATGAGGTGTATCGTATAGGACAGCAATCTCCTTGCCATCGATGGTAATAATTGGATCTGCATTAGTGCCACCAGCTTCGCGAACCATTTTTTGATTTGTAGTGCACTGATCCATTACTAGGGCCATTGGAATTAAACCGCATTTTCTGATTGCCACGACACTCTGCTCAACAAACTTCATCTGTAGGTCACTACCGAGACTGTTGTGTGCAAGTAGGTATCCTATAGGCtatattaattttgaatttattatttaagGCATTAAATATGGAATGGGGACAATTACCTGCTTGAAGCGACTATAAATTCCGGAAGTCATGACTACCACAGCCTCAGTCGCTAGCTTGGCTggatcatttttttcgattctcCGATTAGTTCCATCAAAGGGAAATCCATGAAAGGTGTCGGACTTAGCACAATAAGTCAGTTCGGGTTTGATAGACATCCCGTCTAAGCAAACCATAACTATTCTATCACGTTTAGATTTGAAATCTTTAACTCTATTTTTCATTCGTGAAAGAATAGTTTTATTCAGTCCTGGGTTGATTCGAATGTTCCTGTTATAcccataaacagtacttttgtGGGGTAGTACGAGGTGTGTTGATTTCCGTACGAATCGGTATGTACGTGGACCGCTCAAATATGTTCCAGAGGCGAATTTTTTAGTATCCGAATGATATCGTCGTCCTTTGGTCGATCTGGTGGCATTCTTCAAGGTGTCATAAATAATTGGGTTTTGCTTAGCTTGTTCTCCGAGTAGTTCGTTTTCAGTCTTCGTTTTTTTTAAGAGTCTCAACTCTTTACGTAGGCTGAAGATCAGCTTTTTGTGTTTGTTGTTTGCCATCAAACGACGTTTGCTGGTTTGGTCTTGCACAAACATTTGCCGCCGAAGAAAATGAATTTTTCTTCTGAGCGCTTTTATTGTAGCTTCCTTCTCTTTGATCCTTTGACGGAATTCTATTGTCTTATCCACTTGAGAATGGCTCTCGATACTATCTTGGGATAGAATAATAACTTCGAATTCTTCGATTCCTTCAAAATGTTTCCGCTGTTCACTAACTTCCGAGCTGGTTTGCAAAATATTCTCCGGATTATCAAAAGCTGGTTGTTGTAGAAGACACTCAGTCTCAATATCGCTCTGAGCCGGAGATAGGGAATAATCTGCGGCCATGGAACATTCTCCGGCGTTTGAATTTGGTGTGTCGTCGTTCGTAGTTGAATAGTTCTGATGTTCATTTTCAGGAAATGTTTCAGTGGAAGTTAGCTGAAACCATTTGGCAAAATCATCGTCTCCATCGATGAATTCTACGGTCATTTCATTAGACTCCAAGTTCTCATTAGCAGCATCTTGAGAATTTGCCAGAAAACTTTCGAACCCAGCATTGAAATCGATTTTTGCGCGAGAAGTCGGAACGGCACCAGGTTTTAACCTACGAATAGTATAGGTATTTAAAGGTTGTAATGAGTACcttcttcatattttttaagaTGTTTTACTTACcctttatttttgttatgaaCATCTCGAAAAGCTTCTGAAGGAAAGTGGTCAGAGCATATTTTTCGTTTGGAAAAAGCTGAAGCGCCCAGAGTTTTGAAAACTTCCAAAATCTCCTCAGAAAGACACGATTCCACCCAAAGTGCGCACCTAATGAAATGAAATGTTTCTTGTAGTAAAGAGACAAATATACTGCACTATCGTATTACTTACAGCACTTCGCTCTTTGGGAAACCGTAGAAAGAAACATGTTTTGTTCTTTCGGAGCTGCCTTGGTGGTTCCCGCACAAATAAAATTCGCATTTGCGACCCATTTGATCCAAATATTAATCGATCGAAAAACAAATCACCAATAATCACGAcgatgaatcaaaacaaaacaatgaatttgaCAGCTTCATAAGTTAGACCGGTGGCGCCATCTATCCGCTAATTGCCACTCGTAGATTTGGTGGCggccatgtttttacacaaCATGAGGAGTCTAGcttgaacgtctgtctgcgTCTCTCCTTTGCTGCTGCCAAAAGTACTCGGTCCGGTGGTAGAAAGCTGTGACCGCCTGCCGCTATGAAGTCTCCATCCAGTCGACCCGCACTATTCCGATTTCGACTGTAGTTTGGATGATGATTCATTCCGTTGTCAGCTGTGTTATTGCGGTTGATTTTTTGCTTCCTTCTCCGCTTAGCCTTTGCCGCCTGTTTTTGCTGATTAAGGCGCAAGataaaatggcacaaaagtcagaactgaaaaagcagttttctccttttaaaacaacaaattgataaaaatgaaaacacacagcctttttatttggaaaataaaagagctgtgtgtttttattttcttcgatttgcttatttaaacagaaaaactataagggtacatccctatggggttgtatgAACttgtgacgtaggaccacgtaacaatagaaaatatattgcatcccaacggcacagcagcagcgtcctcggaaacatcctcaaattgcagtATTGTCAataattcgtaataaatcaattaatgtatgctgctatgacatgaattaagaaattatagcaagtatgtggtaaacacattagggaatattacacaattaactctttgacacatttgttggctctggaaagagccgattgaattgttgaatttgcgtaacacggacacattttgacagcgcactggttgcaatcctcctcgtccgatga
It contains:
- the LOC110679523 gene encoding uncharacterized protein LOC110679523, whose amino-acid sequence is MGRKCEFYLCGNHQGSSERTKHVSFYGFPKSEVLCALWVESCLSEEILEVFKTLGASAFSKRKICSDHFPSEAFRDVHNKNKGLKPGAVPTSRAKIDFNAGFESFLANSQDAANENLESNEMTVEFIDGDDDFAKWFQLTSTETFPENEHQNYSTTNDDTPNSNAGECSMAADYSLSPAQSDIETECLLQQPAFDNPENILQTSSEVSEQRKHFEGIEEFEVIILSQDSIESHSQVDKTIEFRQRIKEKEATIKALRRKIHFLRRQMFVQDQTSKRRLMANNKHKKLIFSLRKELRLLKKTKTENELLGEQAKQNPIIYDTLKNATRSTKGRRYHSDTKKFASGTYLSGPRTYRFVRKSTHLVLPHKSTVYGYNRNIRINPGLNKTILSRMKNRVKDFKSKRDRIVMVCLDGMSIKPELTYCAKSDTFHGFPFDGTNRRIEKNDPAKLATEAVVVMTSGIYSRFKQVIVPIPYLMP